In Ctenopharyngodon idella isolate HZGC_01 chromosome 20, HZGC01, whole genome shotgun sequence, the following proteins share a genomic window:
- the LOC127502943 gene encoding G-protein coupled receptor 6-like yields MNESGALNESAAGLPSSSWLEAEAFDGNRSLALSSAALDFHVNPWDIMLCLSGTVIACENAIVVAIIFYSPTLRNPMFVLIGSLATADLLAGMGLILNFAFQYLVSSETISLITVGFLVASFTASISSLLAITVDRYLSLYNALTYFSEKTLHYVHLMLVGTWGASLALGLLPILGWNCLDDASTCSIVRPLKRTNLTLLAASFFVIFALMLSLYFKICKIVCRHAHQIALQQHFFTTSHYVATKKGVSTLAIILGTFGASWLPFAIYCLVGEREYPQVYTYATLLPATYNSMINPIIYAYRNPEIQRSIYMLFCGCFQSNGSYRSRSPSEV; encoded by the coding sequence ATGAACGAGAGCGGAGCGCTCAATGAGAGCGCTGCGGGTCTGCCGTCGTCCTCATGGCTGGAAGCCGAAGCCTTCGATGGCAACCGCAGCCTGGCGCTCTCATCGGCGGCCCTGGATTTCCACGTGAACCCGTGGGACATCATGCTGTGCCTGTCGGGGACGGTGATCGCCTGCGAGAACGCCATCGTGGTGGCCATCATCTTCTACTCGCCAACGCTGCGTAACCCCATGTTCGTCCTGATCGGCAGCCTCGCCACCGCTGACCTCCTGGCCGGCATGGGATTAATCCTGAACTTTGCGTTCCAGTATCTGGTCTCGTCCGAGACCATCAGCCTTATCACGGTGGGATTCCTGGTGGCTTCCTTCACAGCGTCCATCAGCAGCCTGCTGGCCATCACGGTCGACCGCTATCTGTCACTGTACAACGCCTTGACGTACTTCTCCGAGAAGACGCTGCATTACGTGCACCTGATGCTGGTGGGAACGTGGGGTGCGTCGCTCGCCCTGGGACTGCTGCCCATTTTGGGCTGGAACTGCTTGGACGACGCGTCCACCTGCAGCATCGTGCGTCCGCTCAAGCGCACCAACCTCACCCTGCTGGCCGCGTCCTTCTTCGTCATCTTCGCCCTCATGCTCAGCCTGTACTTCAAGATCTGCAAAATAGTTTGTCGGCACGCGCACCAGATCGCGCTGCAGCAGCACTTCTTCACCACCTCGCACTACGTGGCCACCAAGAAGGGCGTCTCCACGCTCGCCATCATCCTGGGCACGTTCGGCGCCAGCTGGCTGCCGTTCGCCATTTACTGTCTGGTCGGGGAGCGCGAGTATCCGCAGGTGTACACGTACGCCACGCTGCTCCCCGCCACGTACAACTCCATGATCAACCCCATCATCTACGCCTACCGCAACCCCGAGATCCAGCGCTCCATTTACATGCTCTTCTGCGGCTGCTTTCAGAGCAACGGCTCGTACCGCTCCAGATCGCCCAGCGAGGTGTAG
- the LOC127501938 gene encoding zona pellucida sperm-binding protein 4-like yields the protein MAGSWCFVQFLALCVWFCAFCHAVPQWSNLPQNPQALMFQQTDQRFQQPAQQQASQQFPQLQQASQQFPQLQQASQQFPQLQQASQQFPQLQQASPQFSQQFQPKQPVAQAEPLDKCAVADYELIQCGPPGISGAECEAINCCFNGQQCYYGKAVTVQCIRDGQFVVVVARDVTLPRLSLDSVRLLGGNDPPCSPVGSTPSFAIYQFPVTACGTSMMEDSGYVVYENRMTSSYEVGIGPLGSITRDSHFELLFQCRYSATSVEALVVEVNTVPPPPPVAAPGPLRVGLRLANGQCVTKGCAEGDEAYTSYYSDADYPITKVLREPVYVEVRILERTDPNIVLMLGRCWATSTPSPLSLPQWDLLVDGCPYQDDRYLTTLVPVAGSSGLQFPTHYKRFVVKMFTFVDPASLAPLQETIFIHCSTAVCHPSSGSCEQSCARKRRDTHLKTISSGQTVVSSGEVNLVESI from the exons ATGGCAGGAAGTTggtgttttgttcagtttctggcactttgtgtgtggttttgtgCTTTCTGTCATGCTGTTCCACAGTGGAGTAATCTGCCCCAGAATCCTCAAGCTCTGATGTTCCAGCAAACTGACCAGCGATTTCAACAGCCAGCTCAACAACAAGCTAGTCAACAGTTTCCTCAACTTCAACAAGCTAGTCAACAGTTTCCTCAACTTCAACAAGCTAGTCAACAGTTTCCTCAACTTCAACAAGCTAGTCAACAGTTTCCTCAACTTCAACAAGCTAGTCCACAGTTTTCTCAGCAGTTTCAGCCTAAGCAGCCAGTGGCGCAGGCAGAGCCCCTTGACAAATGTGCTGTAGCTGATTATGAGCTGATCCAATGTGGACCACCTGGTATCAGTGGTGCTGAGTGTGAAGCTATCAACTGCTGCTTTAACGGACAGCAGTGTTACTATGGGAAGGCAG TGACTGTCCAGTGTATAAGAGATGGTCAGTTTGTGGTAGTGGTGGCTAGAGATGTTACTCTGCCTCGATTGAGCCTGGATTCAGTCCGTCTCTTGGGTGGGAATGATCCACCTTGCAGTCCTGTGGGATCCACACCTTCCTTTGCTATATACCAGTTCCCTGTCACTGCATGTGGCACGAGCATGATG GAGGACAGTGGATATGTGGTGTATGAAAACAGGATGACCTCCTCGTATGAAGTGGGGATTGGACCACTTGGTTCCATCACAAGAGACAGCCATTTTGA GCTTCTCTTCCAGTGTAGGTACTCTGCTACTTCTGTGGAAGCTCTGGTTGTGGAGGTCAACACTGTTCCTCCACCTCCACCAGTAGCTGCACCTGGACCCCTCAGGGTGGGGCTTAGACTGGCAAATGGTCAATGTGTCACCAAAGGCTGTGCAGAAG GGGACGAGGCGTACACGTCCTACTACAGTGATGCTGATTATCCGATCACAAAAGTCCTGCGGGAGCCGGTGTATGTTGAGGTGCGCATTTTGGAGAGGACCGACCCCAACATTGTCCTGATGCTGGGACGTTGCTGGGCGACATCAACCCCCAGTCCACTCAGTCTACCCCAGTGGGACCTTCTGGTTGATGG ATGCCCTTACCAGGATGACCGTTACCTGACCACATTGGTTCCGGTGGCTGGATCATCTGGTCTTCAGTTCCCAACCCACTACAAGCGCTTTGTTGTGAAGATGTTCACATTTGTGGATCCAGCATCACTGGCTCCTCTGCAGGAAACT ATCTTCATCCACTGTAGTACAGCGGTGTGCCATCCCTCTTCTGGCTCCTGTGAGCAAAGCTGCGCTAGGAAAA GAAGAGACACGCACCTCAAGACCATCTCTAGTGGGCAAACTGTGGTTTCTAGTGGAGAAGTTAACCTGGTCGAGTCTATTTAG